The Musa acuminata AAA Group cultivar baxijiao chromosome BXJ1-8, Cavendish_Baxijiao_AAA, whole genome shotgun sequence genomic sequence caaggagcacgacgtaggctgcTGCGACCGAGGAGCTACTTCGATTGGATCTTTTACGCTGTGCTGTGGGAGATGCGGGTGGCCAAGTAGCCTTTGGTCTATTCGGAAGTCCAGGGGACGAACCTTTTCGTGAATCGCCAGTTTTCGAGAAGACCGGCGCTTCAAGCCCGTTGGTTGCCACGTGTAGCGCGCCTGTTGGCTACCCTGCCAAGTTGCATTTATGGCGGAATGACGTTGTGTCATCCCGATGCGACATGCCTGAGTAGAGGAAGGGTCGTTGTTTTTGGCGGGATTTTGTCTATAAGTAATGTGCGGCTAGCCCCTTGAAGGCCCCTTGAAGGTCTAGCGCCACCCGAGATCCCtgacattcggacccccgaaccgagccgcgacgaccccaaggccacggcttaaacagatgccccgctgcatcattttggtgctagaaggagggccccgaaAGTCGAGGGATCATCCAACTGGCTTAGACGAGCTCACAGTTGAGGGGTCACACCTGATCGGAGCTCCGGGGGAAAGTCCCCCGCATGGAGATCTTCGAGACGAACACCCCGTCGTGACCGCAGAATGCTACTAGTGTCTGTCCAACGACCCGGGTCTGCTTCCACCCGAGTGCGCCCCCAGCGACCCCTTGCACGTGTCGCTCAAGGCCTTccaggacctcgctcatcaagtccgagcgcTGACGGGTATAGTGcgaaccattatcccgctcggtGAACCCCCCTACGACCCGACCACCGCGGCAACGAGAGCCGCCCGCTCGGGCccgccctgcctcagtctcttccaagcgaaggctccatgtttacctgaccgcctcttggctcatgcctgcctgcgccgagctcctcggccatgcactgccgagtccatctcagggcggcttgcccacctgggtcacgtccctcggccacactgccgagcccacctcagcgcggcctgccctccTGAGCGGCTTCCGCGCGGCCACAGTCTGCCTGCGCCGAACACCTCAGCCGCATGACCCtcgtgaccacgcctgcgcggccagcctgcttgcgtcgagctcctcggccatacactgccgagtccatctcagggcggcttgcccatCTGGGTCACGTCCCTCGGCCGTAGCCCGCCTACGCCaagcttctcggccatacgctgccgagttcacctcagcgcggtctgcccgcctgagcggtgtccctcggccaCACCGCCGAGTTCACCCCACGGgcctgcccgcctgtgtcgtgctcctcggctcatagcccgagtcgctccagttcgacctccgacttgcgactcgccagcttggctcatagcccgagtcgctccagttcgatctccgacttgcaacTCGCCGGCTCGGCCCATAACTCgagacacgcctacgcggcctgcccgcccgcgTCATATTCCTCGGcaacgtgttgcccgagaccacctctggtCAGCTTGCCCGAcggagttgtgctcctcggctgcgtgtcAACCGAGACACGCCCACGCGGTCTACCCGCCcgtgtcatgctcctcggctcatagcccgagtcgctccagttcgacctccgacttgcgactcgccgggttggttcatagcccgagtcgctccagttcgacctcCGACTTGCGAATCGTCGGGTTggctcatagcccgagtcgctccagttcgacctccgacttgtgactcgccggctcGGCCCATAACCCGAGACACACCAACACGGCCTGCCcgcatgcgtcgtgctcctcggccgcacgtCGTCTGAGACCACGACCTCTGCTCGGCTTCCCGATTGAGATGTGCTCATCGGTCGCACGTTGCCCAGGACCGAAGACActcgcgcggcctgcccgcctgcgttgtgctccttggcGCATAGcctgagtcgctccagttcgatctccgacttgcgactcgccggctcagaccatagcccgagtcgctccaagtcgatctccgacttgcgactcaccggcccagaccatagcccgagtcgctccaggtcgatctccgacttgcgactcgccggcctagaccatagcccgagtcgctccaggtcgatctccgacttgcgactcgccggctcagaccatagcccgagtcgccccaattcgatctccgacttgcgactcgccggctcagaccatagcccgagtcgctccagttcgatctccgacttgcgactcgccagcccagaccatagcccgagtcgctccaggtcGATCTCTGACTTGCGACTCACCggctcagaccatagcccgagtcgccctagttcgatctccgacttgtgactcgccggctcagaccatagcccgagtcgctccagttcgatctccgacttgcgactcgccggctcagaccatggcccgagtcgctccagttcgatctccgacttgcgactcgccggcccaacctgcccgcctgcgtcgtgctcctcgacccccTGCTGCCTGAGCTCACTGCGGCACGACTAGCCTTCCTTATTTTCTAAATCCGGACTCCGCCCCCGGTAACGAACCAGCAGCTGCTCTACGAGAACGAGCACTAAAAGCTGAAGCCACACCTCGGACCCCTCTTACAACAACAGCCGATGCGTGGCTCCCTTCAGGggtggggaatatgatgagggaaataatggcgacaagactggggctgacgtcacctgtcccaaatgacgcatcacgcctcagtacctggtcaaacggaccagaacgtcgaccgaggcacattaaacattctGCCCAGGCTCGGTCTCGCACGCCACGCCAGCGCCAGTGTCAGACACTACCTGCTCCTGCAAGGGGGCACATCAGGCacaataagcttccctataaataccctcgtatGCTAAGAGGGAAGGAGGACTAGAGACAAACTCACACACAACCCCTACAGGGGGGACAACCCCTACAGAGGAGACTccaaacacttcttcatctgaaaccctctccacatcgctaacttggccgtcggaggggtcgggctgagcgcctcggcccgacctttgtgcaggtgccagaCGGGGTCTACTCTTCCCGACGCTGCGACGACGCACTCCCCCGACTCGACGTCCCGACCGGACCGTCGAGACAGGCCACGGGAGACCACGAAGGATGccacccgagatccccgacattcgaacccccgaaccgagccgcgacagccccgaggccacggcttaaacagatgccccaCCGCATCAATAATGATGGGAGAAAACTTACATACAACTATTTTGTTGGGAGAATTACCACATATGTTACAATCTCGTTTTCACATTTGAAACCTTGTATCCTTGTGAAATGGTTATTAGTTGGACTTAATAACATAAACAATATTCTAACATCTGGTGGTATGTTCGATTTTCAATATTTTGGATTCAATGGGTTTCCCAAACAAGGAACGCAAGAAAAGCCGAAAAAGACGAGTACCGAGCGCGAACTCGCCGGTGGTTGGATTGGCGATGAGACGAGCGTTCGGATCGCGGTCGCTGGAGGCGAGGAGATGGCCAGCGATGGCTCGGAGACGGCGTTGGGGAGCGGAATCCATCTCCAGGTTTGTTCGTCTTTGcccttcctctcttcctctcaCGACTCGATCTCGGGACACATTAAAATAACGATGGAATGCAATACAGCGCcggagatattttattatttagataGGACGGCTTCCCTTGCGCAGACGTCTAGTATTCGTGTCACCATCATCCGCACGCCATATCCGAACACTTTCCATGACAGCCTTTCTTCGGCAGGTTTCCTCACTTTTTACCATATCTTGCTGCAGCGAGTGTTTCCACCGGGACAACATGCTTGGAATTAGATCTgtggttttttattttaaataaagttgattagtttaagaatctaaaattttcttttatgaaagtattattaaatatttttatttaaaaaattattcttcaaattaagaatattatttttaaaaattattttacctAAAAAACCCTTACTGCTGGGTTTTAAtcgaatatttttttctaattgatttttatcttacacgctcctttttcttttttgccacattaatgaaaatatcttttaattctctGTTAGTAATCTATCCCGAACCACATCATTGGTCACCTCTATCTCCTCCACGCTTTGCTCCCATATAAGTAATATCGCTAATTACCTTATTTCTCTTATCCTCCTTACCTTTTTCTCGTCTCCCATAGCCCTATGCTTTCATCCCGAAGAACAATCCAAAGAACCAATTGTGTATTATTGTCACCGGCATAATCAACCCTCTTATTGTGCTACTCTCCCACCCAAATCGTCCATTGTAGTAGCACGAATGGTGATGTCACACTAAATCTCTAAATCTCTTTTTTGtgataaaaataagattataataaTTGTCATTAACATGATGTGCCCCCTTTGTTTGTGCCCTTTGCATTGGTACCATAGTTGATCATGAAAATGTTACATGCACCCTCATTTAGCTCATCTACTTTAACGTTTTCTATGCCACCATCAATCGATCCGGTTCCTCTGTGATATTTCTCCAATCCAACAAATCACATATGAAGAAGGATATTGCTATTATGCTCTTTACCTTATTTGTCTCTCGAAAAGGAGGTAACGAGTGACACCACTCAAAATGAGAATGGAGCGTGTGAGGCAACGGGGCAAGCGACATTATATAGAGAGAAAGAATAGAGGAATAAGaggagaaagggaaagggagGAGAGGACGCATAGTATAACTAATGGTGAGAGCAAGGAGCAAATGCGATGAGTGATGCCGCTAAAGATAGATAGCTAACTGATGAAGGACGAAGGATAATTTTtgttaaaatgattaaaattggGCACCCCAAGTAAAAATAAATTAGGAGAGTGTAATTGGGCAAAAGTCCAATAGTATTTCtttttggataaaatatttttatttttagaaaaaaataatatatttgatttggtacaagtataatattttctattatatatattttaatatttttaatgataaGATTTCATCGTCCAAATATAATATTGAGAAGGTGAGACTTTTATCTGTGATTATTTTATGTtatctttaaattattatttttcttccatCTCTTTTGATTTATCTATTAAAAATCTAAATCATTTCTCCCTAGGATCCCTGCacttaatcttttatttatatatatatttattttccaaATTAGATGATCCTATGTAAGACACGAAAAGACGGTGAAAGACTTTCCTCCAACGAATTTGCTCGTTGACCTCCGGTGATTATTTTCTAGTTATCTTTAAATTAGAACTTTTCTTtcatctctttttattttttgaccAAAACAAATATTTGTACTCGTCCAATATCTCCCAAAGTCAGCGCATTTTGTTCTGCTACTGAGCCTGCATTCTTTGGGGAAATGACGAGTCCGGTACCCGCGTAGTTAGACTTCAGATGTTCCTGAACTACGGTGGCTCATGGTTGACTGCACCTTCGGAACCTACGTTCGGTAAGCGTACCATTTTATGCGGACCACGTATTTAGTTAGCCACCTCATTGGACTTCGGATTAGGCTTATTTACTAGCTGTTTGTGTCGTGACAACGTACTCGGTGTCTCGAGTCCCACGTCCCATAGTCGTTCAACATAGCTGTTTGTTTCGGATCGATattttttatgacttttatttaatttagaaaatatttgattattttaagtTGTTTATGTTAAGCATCGAGCCTTTTATTTTTTGGGTTAAGCGGAGCAATAAAACTTTTTTAAGTTTCAAAAATTGGCTGTCGAAAGAATTATATCTATCCAtcaggaaaaagaaaataaaattgggCGCACTTGAGGTCCTTCTGTTGTCTTTCTATTAGCACACTGGCTTAGACTTTCATCCTTTATGTGCATGGTTACTTACAGTcaattatatgtatgtatgctcTCTTTTAGGTGCATAATGAGAGAAGCAGAGACTACACTATTCAGGACACGGGTGTACCAATGATGTCCCAAGCTCCTGGTTTACCCACCACTTCTGGGTGGCAAGTTTATCCCCAGCCAACATCCACATACGTGGGCAGTGATTTTGGAGCTACAGGACAAGCAACAAATCCTCAGGGTCAAATGTTGACATGGAATTCTAGCACGTCAGGTGGAAGCTTTGTTTCAGAGCCTAACTTGTACCCAGGTCAAACCATTGCAACTGCTCCTGTTTCTCATTACCCAGTTTCAGCAAACACCTCCAGTGCTACTGCTGGGTCACTTCAAGCTTCACAGAACTCATCACCTTATGGTGTTATGTCGAATACAAGGCCTGCTTCTTCACCAACCACTCGACCTTTGTACTACAGTTCATAAGCTGCATCTTCTGACAATTCTCTAGGTCTGTTGCGTCTAGtatattactacttgaatttatattttaaaagcgTCTAATTAAGAGTAAATGGTAGTTTTGTTTTGGTATCTTAGTAGTTTATCCTGAAATAAGCTATCGAGTTTGACGTGAACCAGTGTGCTTTAAACAttcttaaatgttttatttttcatCCATTCTTTTTTTTCACCATGCAGTATTTTCGTCTTGGGCAATTAATCATATGTTATGTATTCCACATCAAGATAGTTTGACAAAATTGAGTTTCGAAGGTTTGTGGAGACATAATTTCTAGACATTTTTCCTTTCAAGTGGGttcagagttttttttttctttaaacagtTGCCTTTTATGATAGAATTTTATGATATGCTTTGCATTAGTAATGTATTCCAAAGATCAAGCAGTAAATACAAGCATAAGGCACTTCCGCCTGAACTTTTACAATATCTTCTTTACTTCTGGTTATAAAGCCTTTTGAGTGCTATTGTTTACGGATATAAAATTCAAACATATCTGGAATTCCAGACATTGTTAGATAATGACCCCTTTTCATAATCTTTATAACTTTTTCTAGTGGCATACTAATAGATCATGAAGCAATGTTATTTTTAGTTGTGTGATGAGACATGCTCAGGGAAGTGACCAATTTCTTTAGAACAATATCCAACTGATAGTATGCAATAATTTCATCTCAGTGCTGGTTGAATAAACACTGGCCAAAACATGCCTTGCAGGTATCCAGACTCTCCCATCAGTGAAGTTGCCATGAGATTTATGATACTCTGCACCGGTCTGCTCTTTCTCGGCTTCACTCAAGCTATGGAACTTTGGAACTGCAGAAGATAGCCTACTGCTAGCTCTATAATTCAATTGTACAGGCTTTTGTGGTTTGATGTGGTGACTGGATCTACCTAGAAGAACATGTTATTTCTTGGGTTCTAAATGATTGAAGCCGCACTTCCAGCTTCAGAAAGATGTTTTCCCTTCATGTTCAAAGTCTATGGATGTGTCAATTGTCGATAACATTATCGATTTAAATCTGCGATCCAGATGAGTAGTTGCTTCTCGATTTGGCCTTTGATTCTTCTTGTAAGATTTCGAATAGTCGCAATCTTTTGATGATTTTAGATTTCGAGTCTCAATCATGCTCGAAATTAGGTTTGTTTTAATTGCTTGCGCATTGATAGATGTGACGATGATGAcgacaagaagaaaaaggaagaataatTAATCAAAGAAGCTGCCCTCCACAACTTTGATGAACTCCTTGAAATCGATCCTCCCGTCGTCGTTCTCGTCGTACGCCGCGATCATCCGTCGGCATGCCTCCAATGCCGCCCCCTCCGGGAAGCCCAGCTTGCAGAGAACACGATGCAGGTCCAGGGGCTCTATGACCCCGTCACCGTCATCATCGAAGACGGAGAACGCCTCCGCCACTTCCTCCAAGCTCGGCTCCTCCCCCTCGAACACGCCACGCAGCTCCTCGAGCTGCTCACCGTCCGCGCCGCAAGGCATGCCCGTAATGATCTCCATCACCGTCTCCACGTCTTCTCTGGTCAACTCGGGCGCCTCGCTACCGTCGGCCGAGTCGCCGGGTCTGAAACGATCGACGACCCCCGATGCGCACGGCGCTGGGTGCCGGAAGAGGAACCCCATGGATATCTTATTCTTCAGGACGACCCCCATGGAGATGGTCTTGTTGAAGAGGAGCACGATGGGCTCTGTGAGTGCGAGGGAGTGGTACGGTGCAGTTGGCAATGGTTTCTCCATGGTTTCCAGcgctgaggaggaagaagacgctgCTTCTTGGTCCAACCAATAACATGCATGGCGAATCGATGTGTATTTATGCGTGCAGGTGCGACTGTTTTCCTCTGGCACGTACGCAGCAGAGGCTGTCGACGCGGTGGCTAATCACAGAATCCAACAAAACTGGGCTGTCCTCGACAGCgaggaagagatagagagagagagacgtgtcaAAATGTTGATGCCATCAATCAAACGGACGCACACAATACTTAGACGAATCTTTGCAGGTTCGTTGAAGAGAGATCCGGATTGGATCATCAGATAGCTGAGATAGATACTGTTCGTTCATGTTCTCAAAGATTACCACTGATACTTAGCTGAGACGAGGACTTCCTCGTAATGTTTGGCGGCGTTGTCCCAGCTCAGGTCCTGTGCCATCCCTCGCGTCTGCAGGCCCTTCCAATTCTCCTTCTGGTTCCTGTAGGTGTTGAGGCAGTTCCCCAGCGCATTGATCAGCTTGTTGGCCTCCGCCCGGTCGAACGTCCACCCGAACCCGCTCTCCCTGAAGGGATCGAACGGGATCACCGTGTCGCGAAGCCCGCCGACGGCGTGCACCACCGGGACCGTGCCGTACTTCATGGCGTACAGCTGGTTCAGCCCGCAGGGCTCGAACCGCGATGGCATGAGCAGGACGTCCGCCCCTGCGGTGATCCTGTGCGCCATCTTCACCGAGAACCCCACCCACGCCCTCACCTTGTTGTGGTGCTCCCTGTCGAACTTGCGCAGCATCTCCTCCAGGTCGGCCCGTCCGGTGCCCAGCATCACCAGCTGCGCGTCCTGCCCGACGATCCAAGGCATCGCACCCGCAATGAGGTCGACGCCCTTCTGGTGATCCAGCCGGCCGATGAATCCGATGAGGGGGACGTCCTCGCGGACAGGGAGGCCGAGCTCCTTCTGCAGCGCCGCCTTGCACTGTGGTTTCCCGGCTTGCAGAGTCTCAATGGAATAGTTTCTGTAGCCATCGGATTGCAGGTGAAGATCCAGCTCAGGGTTCCAGTCCACTGTGTCGATCCCGTTGACGATGCCTTGGAACTTCCAGTTGTTCTCGTTTATGATCTCATGGAGTCCCCACCCACCTTCGGATGTTGTGAGCTCCCATGCGTAGCCACGGCTGACGGTGATCACGCGGTCAGCAGTCTTGAGGCCGGCCGCGAAGATGTTGAAGTGGTCACCTCCCATCGGCTCATACAGCTTGAAGAGGTCCATGTGTTGATCGGGCAAGTCGACATGGAAGAAGTCCTCAACTGGACCACGACCCTGGACAAGACAAACAGGTAGAATGCAGACGATAAGGATTCCGAACTCGTAGTTTCCTAAGTTGTTTAGAATGATGCCATGAAACTTCTATGTCAGGATCAGATTCAAGCATTCTTCTCGgtagaaaaagagaagagaagatgaatgattttatcttcattttgAGCGAAATGAATCTAAGATGTCTAAGACTCAATGTATCGGTAAAACTGAAAATTCTTTAGAGGAAGCAGAAGAGCAAGGTGATATCCTACAAGCTGATGGACTAGCAAAAGATGCAGATCTTGATTCTACTTATGATTCAGTCGAATCATCACTTATTATACAAGAATCTGAAAGGGGTACTGAAGATGAGAATGCTCAGAACCATACGGAAGCAAAATCTGATGGTGTAGATACAGAAGCAGATATTGAGGTAGAAAATGTGGATTCCCCTCCTCTGGCTGGAGCGAATGCCATGAATGTAATAGTAGTTTCCGCGGAATGTGCTCCTTGGTCAAAGACAGGTAttgatatttttagtattttcgtATTTTCCGATTGATCTTTTGCTGTATTTTTACTCTTACCTCTCAAGTACTGAAAATTTGTTGTATCAAGTCTATGCTCCACAATTGGTAATGAAGTGAATGACTGTTGTTTGGGTTTATAAAGTGTTATTATGATATTTAAATAAGATTCActgacatttatcatttttaacttcaacaGGAGGGCTTGGAGATGTAGCTGGGACTCTGCCAAAAGC encodes the following:
- the LOC135680400 gene encoding probable calcium-binding protein CML46; translation: MEKPLPTAPYHSLALTEPIVLLFNKTISMGVVLKNKISMGFLFRHPAPCASGVVDRFRPGDSADGSEAPELTREDVETVMEIITGMPCGADGEQLEELRGVFEGEEPSLEEVAEAFSVFDDDGDGVIEPLDLHRVLCKLGFPEGAALEACRRMIAAYDENDDGRIDFKEFIKVVEGSFFD
- the LOC135588184 gene encoding granule-bound starch synthase 2, chloroplastic/amyloplastic-like, with translation MDLFKLYEPMGGDHFNIFAAGLKTADRVITVSRGYAWELTTSEGGWGLHEIINENNWKFQGIVNGIDTVDWNPELDLHLQSDGYRNYSIETLQAGKPQCKAALQKELGLPVREDVPLIGFIGRLDHQKGVDLIAGAMPWIVGQDAQLVMLGTGRADLEEMLRKFDREHHNKVRAWVGFSVKMAHRITAGADVLLMPSRFEPCGLNQLYAMKYGTVPVVHAVGGLRDTVIPFDPFRESGFGWTFDRAEANKLINALGNCLNTYRNQKENWKGLQTRGMAQDLSWDNAAKHYEEVLVSAKYQW